In a genomic window of Streptomyces katrae:
- a CDS encoding C40 family peptidase → MASHRRPKPPTRTRVSVFTALATAAVALSSQSAMAAPAPDKPNKDEVKTKVDALYEESEQATEKYNGAKEQQDKLEKEIAQLQDQVARGQDEVNSLRNALGSMAAAQYRGEGIDPTVALLLSGDPDTYLDKASTLQQLSGKQVEQITAIQAKQRSLAQKRQEATGKLADLAAVRKELAEQKAASQSKLADAQALLNTLTAEQRGELKSDAAKDGAASAKAAGGGGAKSGAAKGSGRAGAALAAAITQEGDAYHMGDTGPDSWDCSGLTQWAYAQAGVSISRTTYTQVNDGTRIGRNELQPGDLVFFYSDLHHVGLYAGNGQVFHASNPTGGVRYEAMSNMPFQFGVRVG, encoded by the coding sequence GTGGCGTCCCACCGTCGACCCAAGCCGCCGACCCGCACCCGCGTGAGCGTCTTCACCGCCCTCGCCACCGCGGCCGTCGCCCTCTCCTCCCAGTCGGCCATGGCCGCACCCGCACCGGACAAGCCGAACAAGGACGAGGTCAAGACCAAGGTCGACGCCCTCTACGAGGAGTCCGAACAGGCCACGGAGAAGTACAACGGGGCCAAGGAGCAGCAGGACAAGCTGGAGAAGGAGATCGCACAGCTCCAGGACCAGGTGGCGCGCGGCCAGGACGAGGTCAACTCCCTGCGCAACGCCCTCGGTTCGATGGCCGCCGCCCAGTACCGCGGGGAGGGCATCGACCCGACCGTGGCCCTCCTGCTCTCCGGCGACCCGGACACCTACCTCGACAAGGCCTCCACGCTCCAGCAGTTGAGCGGCAAGCAGGTCGAGCAGATCACGGCGATCCAGGCCAAGCAGCGCAGCCTCGCGCAGAAGCGCCAGGAGGCCACGGGCAAACTCGCCGACCTCGCCGCCGTCCGCAAGGAGCTGGCCGAGCAGAAGGCCGCATCCCAGAGCAAGCTCGCCGACGCCCAGGCCCTCCTCAACACCCTGACCGCCGAGCAGCGCGGCGAACTCAAGAGCGACGCGGCCAAGGACGGCGCGGCCTCCGCGAAGGCCGCCGGAGGCGGGGGCGCCAAGTCCGGTGCCGCCAAGGGCTCCGGCCGGGCCGGAGCCGCCCTCGCCGCCGCCATCACCCAGGAGGGCGACGCCTACCACATGGGCGACACCGGCCCCGACTCCTGGGACTGCTCGGGCCTGACCCAGTGGGCCTACGCCCAGGCCGGCGTCAGCATCAGCCGCACCACCTATACCCAGGTCAACGACGGCACGCGCATCGGCCGCAACGAGCTCCAGCCCGGCGACCTCGTCTTCTTCTACAGCGACCTGCACCACGTCGGCCTCTACGCCGGCAACGGCCAGGTCTTCCACGCCTCCAACCCCACCGGCGGCGTGCGCTACGAGGCCATGAGCAACATGCCCTTCCAGTTCGGCGTCCGCGTCGGCTGA
- a CDS encoding glycosyltransferase family 4 protein: MHKTLIVTNDFPPRPGGIQAFLHNMALRLDPERVVVYASTWKHSAEGREATAAFDAEQPFTVVRDRTTMLLPTPRVTRRAVSLLREHDCESVWFGAAAPLGLMGPALRRAGARRLVATTHGHEAGWAQLPAARQLLRRIGEGTDTLTYLGEYTRSRIASAVTASAAARMVQLPPGVDEKTFHPGSGGAEVRARLGLSDRPVVVCVSRLVPRKGQDTLIEAMPRIRAQVPDAVLLIVGGGPYEADLRALAAAKGVADSVVFTGAVPWSELPAHYGAGDVFAMPCRTRRGGLDVEGLGIVYLEASATGLPVVAGDSGGAPDAVLPGETGWVVRGGDPAAAADRIVPLLQDPALRARMGAAGRSWVEEKWRWDLLADRLRELL, from the coding sequence ATGCACAAGACGCTGATCGTGACCAACGACTTCCCGCCGCGCCCGGGCGGCATCCAGGCCTTCCTGCACAACATGGCGCTGCGGCTGGACCCCGAGCGGGTCGTCGTCTACGCATCCACCTGGAAGCACAGCGCCGAGGGCCGCGAGGCCACCGCGGCCTTCGACGCCGAGCAGCCCTTCACCGTGGTCCGCGACCGCACCACGATGCTGCTGCCCACCCCCCGCGTCACCCGGCGGGCGGTGTCCCTGCTGCGCGAACACGACTGCGAGTCGGTGTGGTTCGGCGCGGCCGCCCCGCTCGGCCTGATGGGCCCGGCGCTGCGCCGGGCGGGCGCACGGCGGCTGGTCGCCACCACCCACGGGCACGAGGCGGGCTGGGCGCAGCTGCCGGCCGCGCGGCAGCTGCTGCGGCGGATCGGCGAGGGCACGGACACCCTCACCTACCTGGGGGAGTACACGCGCTCGCGGATCGCCTCGGCGGTGACGGCGTCCGCGGCGGCGAGGATGGTCCAACTCCCGCCCGGCGTCGACGAGAAGACCTTCCACCCCGGCTCGGGCGGAGCCGAGGTCCGCGCCCGGCTCGGGCTCAGCGACCGCCCGGTGGTCGTCTGCGTCTCGCGGCTGGTGCCGCGCAAGGGGCAGGACACCCTGATCGAGGCGATGCCGAGGATCCGGGCGCAGGTGCCGGACGCCGTGCTGCTGATCGTCGGCGGCGGTCCGTACGAGGCGGACCTGCGGGCGCTGGCCGCGGCGAAGGGGGTCGCGGACTCGGTGGTCTTCACGGGCGCCGTCCCGTGGTCGGAGCTGCCGGCCCACTACGGGGCCGGGGACGTCTTCGCGATGCCCTGCCGGACCCGGCGGGGCGGCCTGGACGTGGAGGGCCTCGGCATCGTCTACCTGGAGGCCTCGGCGACCGGGCTGCCGGTGGTGGCCGGGGACTCGGGAGGGGCGCCGGACGCGGTGCTGCCGGGGGAGACCGGGTGGGTGGTCCGCGGCGGCGACCCCGCCGCGGCGGCCGACCGCATCGTGCCCCTCCTCCAGGACCCCGCCCTGCGGGCGCGCATGGGCGCGGCGGGCCGGTCCTGGGTGGAGGAGAAGTGGCGCTGGGACCTCCTGGCGGACCGCCTCCGCGAGCTGCTGTAG
- a CDS encoding NlpC/P60 family protein, translating into MGSHRRPGSGGLDRNAKVTVLTAAAATAAVAMTAVPASAAPGLPQEPATSSRAQVDRLFEEAEQATEKFNQAGEKADALRAEISRAQDAVARAQDRVNTMRGVLGTFAGAQYRSGGLDPTVELMLSEDPGAYLDKAAVLDRLSGRQAKQLGELREEQGRIGRQRQDASRKLAELETLRAEVATQKRAVTAKLAAARRLLNEMPSEERADFERASRSGGRADVLPDLPDLPVGGRASGRAMVAVMAARAAVGKPYVWGSTGPSGFDCSGLMVWSYRQAGVSLPRTSQAQRYAGRRVPLSQAQPGDLVTYRSDASHVGMYVGNGQVIHAPYPGARVRYDPVGMMPVSAVTRP; encoded by the coding sequence GTGGGATCCCATCGCCGGCCCGGGAGCGGCGGCCTCGACCGGAACGCCAAGGTCACCGTCCTCACCGCCGCCGCGGCCACCGCCGCCGTGGCCATGACGGCCGTACCCGCCAGCGCCGCGCCCGGCCTCCCGCAGGAACCCGCCACCAGCTCCCGTGCCCAGGTCGACCGGCTCTTCGAGGAGGCCGAGCAGGCCACCGAGAAGTTCAACCAGGCCGGGGAGAAGGCCGACGCGCTGCGCGCCGAGATCAGCCGCGCCCAGGACGCCGTCGCCCGCGCCCAGGACCGCGTCAACACCATGCGCGGGGTCCTCGGCACCTTCGCCGGCGCCCAGTACCGCTCCGGCGGCCTCGACCCCACCGTCGAGCTGATGCTCTCCGAGGACCCCGGCGCCTACCTCGACAAGGCCGCCGTCCTCGACCGGCTGAGCGGCCGCCAGGCCAAACAGCTCGGCGAACTCCGCGAGGAACAGGGCCGGATCGGCCGGCAGCGCCAGGACGCCTCCCGCAAACTCGCCGAACTGGAGACCCTGCGCGCCGAGGTGGCCACCCAGAAGCGGGCCGTCACCGCCAAACTCGCCGCCGCCCGCAGGCTGCTGAACGAGATGCCCTCCGAGGAGCGCGCCGACTTCGAGCGGGCCTCGCGCTCCGGCGGCCGCGCCGACGTCCTGCCGGACCTGCCCGACCTGCCCGTCGGCGGCCGGGCCTCCGGCCGGGCCATGGTCGCCGTGATGGCCGCCCGGGCCGCGGTGGGGAAGCCGTACGTGTGGGGCTCCACCGGCCCCTCCGGCTTCGACTGCTCCGGGCTGATGGTGTGGTCCTACCGCCAGGCGGGCGTCTCCCTGCCGCGCACCTCGCAGGCCCAGCGGTACGCGGGCCGCCGGGTGCCGCTCTCCCAGGCCCAGCCCGGGGACCTCGTGACGTACCGCTCGGACGCCAGCCACGTCGGCATGTACGTGGGAAACGGCCAGGTCATCCACGCCCCCTACCCCGGCGCCCGGGTCCGTTACGACCCCGTCGGGATGATGCCGGTGTCCGCGGTCACCCGGCCCTGA
- a CDS encoding rhomboid family intramembrane serine protease, protein MIVKWRAVREAARGPVVTYALIAGCCAAFLTSPASGLNPSFGSGERLMATGTAYFRHWGVVPDELFSGAARPLLTPLTALFVHGSWLHLLGNMLFLYVFGAMTEQRMGRPAFLVFYLCTGYVALAVYAAANASSDQTLVGASGAISAALGAFLCLFPRARVTSLFPFLLFLPLRFPAWLVLMFWFGLQWLAAHRAGSGPGVAYLAHVVGFSVGFCYAWARYRRTTRVRRTVTAGEGDSQP, encoded by the coding sequence ATGATCGTAAAGTGGCGGGCCGTCCGCGAGGCGGCGCGGGGCCCCGTGGTCACCTACGCGCTGATCGCGGGCTGCTGCGCGGCCTTCCTGACGAGCCCCGCTTCCGGCCTGAACCCCTCGTTCGGCTCGGGCGAGCGGCTGATGGCGACGGGGACGGCCTACTTCCGGCACTGGGGCGTGGTCCCGGACGAGCTCTTCTCCGGGGCCGCCCGCCCCCTGCTGACCCCGCTGACGGCGCTCTTCGTCCACGGCAGCTGGCTGCACCTGCTCGGGAACATGCTCTTCCTCTACGTCTTCGGCGCCATGACGGAGCAGCGGATGGGCCGGCCGGCGTTCCTCGTCTTCTACCTCTGCACCGGTTACGTGGCCCTGGCCGTCTACGCGGCCGCCAACGCCTCCTCCGACCAGACCCTGGTCGGGGCGTCCGGCGCGATCTCGGCGGCGCTGGGGGCGTTCCTGTGCCTCTTCCCGCGGGCGCGGGTGACGAGCCTGTTCCCGTTCCTGCTGTTCCTGCCGCTGCGGTTCCCGGCGTGGCTCGTGCTGATGTTCTGGTTCGGGCTCCAGTGGCTGGCCGCGCACCGGGCCGGGAGCGGGCCGGGGGTGGCGTATCTGGCCCATGTCGTGGGCTTCTCGGTGGGGTTCTGCTACGCGTGGGCGCGATATCGCCGTACGACTAGAGTGAGGCGAACAGTCACTGCCGGCGAGGGAGACAGCCAACCGTGA
- a CDS encoding Lrp/AsnC family transcriptional regulator: MITAIVLIKTSVDRIPEIAESIAQLDSVSEVYSVTGTYDLIALVRVARHENLADIIPGRISKIPGVEATDTHVAFRTYSQHDLEAAFAIGLDA; encoded by the coding sequence GTGATCACCGCGATCGTGCTCATCAAGACCAGCGTGGACCGGATCCCCGAGATCGCCGAGTCCATCGCGCAGCTGGACAGTGTCAGCGAGGTCTACTCCGTCACCGGTACGTACGACCTGATCGCGCTGGTCCGCGTGGCCCGCCACGAGAACCTGGCGGACATCATCCCCGGCCGGATCAGCAAGATCCCGGGCGTCGAGGCCACGGACACGCACGTCGCGTTCCGCACGTACTCCCAGCACGACCTGGAAGCCGCCTTCGCCATCGGGCTCGACGCGTAG
- a CDS encoding metallophosphoesterase family protein has product MGASKRRTRVHVVSDVHGNTEALARAGDGADALVCLGDLVLFLDYADHSRGIFPDLFGVENAHRIVELRTARRFAEAREFGRRLWDGLDRERMIEEAVRRQYAQMFAAFPSPTYATYGNVDVPALWHEYAGPGTTVLDGQRVEIGGRVFGFVGGGLPSPMRTPYEVDEEEYAAKVEALGEVDVLCSHIPPEVPELCYDTVARRFERGSTALLAAIRRTRPRYALFGHVHQPMARRMRIAGTECVNVGHFAATGKPWALEW; this is encoded by the coding sequence ATGGGTGCCAGCAAGAGGCGTACACGAGTCCACGTCGTCAGCGACGTCCACGGCAACACCGAAGCGCTCGCACGGGCCGGCGACGGCGCCGACGCCCTCGTCTGCCTCGGTGACCTGGTCCTCTTCCTGGACTACGCCGACCACTCGCGCGGCATCTTCCCCGACCTCTTCGGCGTCGAGAACGCCCACCGCATCGTCGAACTGCGCACGGCGCGCCGCTTCGCCGAAGCGCGCGAATTCGGCCGACGGCTGTGGGACGGGCTGGACCGCGAGCGGATGATCGAGGAAGCGGTGCGCCGCCAGTACGCGCAGATGTTCGCCGCCTTCCCCAGCCCGACGTACGCCACCTACGGCAACGTCGACGTCCCCGCCCTCTGGCACGAGTACGCCGGCCCCGGCACCACCGTCCTGGACGGGCAGCGCGTGGAGATCGGCGGCCGCGTCTTCGGCTTCGTCGGCGGCGGCCTGCCGTCCCCGATGCGCACCCCGTACGAGGTGGACGAGGAGGAGTACGCGGCGAAGGTCGAGGCGCTGGGCGAGGTGGACGTGCTCTGCTCGCACATCCCGCCGGAGGTCCCCGAACTCTGCTACGACACGGTCGCCCGCCGCTTCGAACGCGGCAGCACCGCCCTCCTGGCCGCGATCCGCCGCACCCGGCCCCGCTACGCCCTCTTCGGCCACGTCCACCAGCCGATGGCGCGGCGCATGCGGATCGCAGGCACGGAGTGCGTGAACGTGGGCCACTTCGCGGCGACGGGGAAGCCGTGGGCCCTGGAGTGGTGA
- a CDS encoding GMC oxidoreductase, with translation MNPNLTRRQLGLAALRTAAALGLTRIGLTTATAAEAPPAARYAPAIVVGSGYGSAVAALRLGQAGVRTVVLEMGRLWDTPGPDGKVFPPTTAPDQRSMWYRTRTEAPLATFLWLDVVNRDISPYPGVLDRVNYGDMSVYVGRGVGGGSLVNGGMAPTPRRSYFSEVLPQVDADEMYGTYYPRARTMLGVNTIDPDWFESTEWYRFARISRKHAQNTGLKTTFVPNVYDFGYMQREAAGTATKSALAGEVIYGNNHGKKSVDKTYLAAALGTGNVTIETMQRVVAVRPDPAGGYVLTVRTSDVTGKVTQVRELGCAQLFLGAGSLGTTEILLRARETGALPALNDRVGQNWGTNGNIMTARANHLWDTVGANQATMPALGIDDWDNPANPVFAEIAPLPMGIEHWISMYLAITKNPERGHFTYDAATDSARLQWTRDQNAPSVAAAKNLFDRVNLRNFTMYRYDLFGDNKAFADTFTYHPLGGCVLGEATDTYGRVKGYRGLYVTDGSLVPGSLGVNPFVTITALAERNMERILAEDPR, from the coding sequence ATGAACCCCAACCTGACGCGCCGTCAACTCGGCCTCGCCGCGCTCCGCACCGCCGCCGCCCTCGGCCTCACCCGGATCGGCCTGACCACCGCCACCGCCGCCGAGGCCCCGCCCGCCGCCCGCTACGCGCCCGCCATCGTCGTCGGGTCCGGCTACGGATCCGCCGTCGCCGCGCTCAGACTCGGCCAGGCCGGCGTCCGTACCGTCGTCCTCGAAATGGGGCGCCTGTGGGACACCCCCGGCCCCGACGGCAAGGTCTTCCCGCCCACCACCGCCCCCGACCAGCGCTCCATGTGGTACCGCACCCGCACCGAGGCCCCCCTCGCCACCTTCCTCTGGCTGGACGTCGTCAACCGCGACATCAGCCCCTACCCCGGCGTCCTCGACCGCGTGAACTACGGCGACATGTCCGTCTACGTCGGCCGCGGAGTCGGCGGCGGATCCCTGGTCAACGGCGGCATGGCGCCCACGCCCCGCCGCTCCTACTTCTCCGAGGTGCTGCCCCAGGTCGACGCCGACGAGATGTACGGCACCTACTACCCCCGCGCCCGCACCATGCTCGGCGTCAACACCATCGACCCCGACTGGTTCGAGTCAACCGAGTGGTACCGCTTCGCCCGGATCTCCCGCAAGCACGCCCAGAACACCGGCCTCAAGACCACCTTCGTGCCCAACGTCTACGACTTCGGGTACATGCAGCGCGAGGCGGCCGGCACCGCCACGAAGTCCGCACTCGCCGGAGAGGTCATCTACGGCAACAACCACGGCAAGAAGAGCGTCGACAAGACCTACCTCGCGGCCGCCCTCGGCACCGGCAACGTCACCATCGAGACCATGCAGCGCGTGGTCGCCGTACGCCCGGACCCGGCCGGCGGATACGTCCTCACCGTCCGGACCAGCGACGTCACCGGCAAGGTCACCCAGGTCCGCGAACTCGGCTGCGCCCAGCTCTTCCTCGGCGCCGGCAGCCTCGGCACCACCGAGATCCTGCTCCGCGCCCGCGAGACCGGCGCCCTGCCCGCGCTCAACGACCGGGTCGGGCAGAACTGGGGCACCAACGGCAACATCATGACCGCCCGCGCCAATCACCTCTGGGACACGGTCGGCGCCAACCAGGCCACCATGCCCGCCCTCGGCATCGACGACTGGGACAATCCGGCCAACCCGGTCTTCGCGGAGATCGCCCCGCTCCCCATGGGCATCGAGCACTGGATCTCGATGTACCTGGCCATCACCAAGAACCCGGAGCGCGGCCACTTCACCTACGACGCCGCCACCGACTCGGCGCGCCTGCAGTGGACCCGGGACCAGAACGCCCCCTCGGTGGCAGCGGCCAAGAACCTCTTCGACCGCGTCAACCTCAGAAATTTCACCATGTACCGCTACGACCTGTTCGGCGACAACAAGGCCTTCGCCGACACCTTCACCTACCACCCGCTCGGCGGCTGCGTCCTCGGCGAGGCCACGGACACCTACGGGCGGGTGAAGGGCTACCGGGGGCTCTACGTCACCGACGGCTCGCTCGTCCCCGGCTCGCTCGGCGTGAACCCGTTCGTGACGATCACGGCCCTCGCCGAGCGGAACATGGAGCGGATCCTGGCCGAGGACCCGCGTTAG
- a CDS encoding AMP-dependent synthetase/ligase, translated as MREFSLPALYEVPSDGNLTDLIRRNAAQHPDTAVMSRKVDGRWQDVTATEFLAEVRAAAKGLIASGIRPGDRVALISRTRYEWVLFDFAIWSAGAVTVPVYETSSPEQIQWILGDSGAVAAIVESPGHGAHVEALRDRLPELREVWQIEQDAFGALKAAGAGVPDADVDARSSLANADDPATIVYTSGTTGRPKGCVLTHRNFFAECGNVVERLKPLFRTGECSVLLFLPAAHVFGRLVEVAAVLAPIRLGCVPDIKNLTDELQSFRPTLILGVPRVFEKVYNSARAKAQADGKGKIFDAAAETAIAYSRALDLPSGPSFGLKLKHKIFSKLVYSKLHAVLGGRGEYAISGGAPLGERLGHFFRGIGFTVLEGYGLTETCAATAFLPWDKQKIGTVGQPLPGSVLRIADDGEVLVHGEHVFKEYWKNEAATAEAMSDGWFHTGDVGTLDEDGYLRITGRKKELIVTAGGKNVAPAVIEDRIRAHALVAECMVVGDGKPFVAALVTIDEEFLGRWAAENGKPAGSTAADLREDADLMAAVQKAVDDGNAAVSKAESVRKFRILPSQFTEESGHITPSLKLKRNVVAKDFADEIEALYRS; from the coding sequence TTGCGCGAGTTCAGCCTTCCGGCCCTGTACGAGGTCCCTTCGGACGGGAACCTGACGGATCTCATCCGCCGCAACGCCGCCCAGCACCCAGACACCGCCGTCATGAGCCGCAAGGTCGACGGCCGCTGGCAGGACGTGACCGCGACGGAGTTCCTCGCCGAGGTCCGGGCCGCCGCCAAGGGCCTGATCGCCTCCGGCATCCGGCCCGGCGACCGGGTGGCTCTGATCTCGCGCACCCGCTACGAGTGGGTCCTGTTCGACTTCGCGATCTGGAGCGCGGGCGCGGTCACCGTCCCGGTGTACGAGACCAGTTCCCCGGAGCAGATCCAGTGGATCCTCGGGGACTCCGGCGCCGTCGCGGCCATCGTGGAGAGCCCGGGGCACGGCGCCCACGTGGAGGCCCTGCGCGACCGGCTGCCGGAGCTGCGCGAGGTCTGGCAGATCGAGCAGGACGCCTTCGGCGCGCTCAAGGCCGCCGGGGCCGGGGTCCCGGACGCGGACGTGGACGCCCGCAGCTCCCTCGCGAACGCCGACGACCCGGCCACCATCGTCTACACCTCGGGCACCACCGGCCGTCCCAAGGGCTGCGTGCTGACCCACCGCAACTTCTTCGCCGAGTGCGGCAACGTCGTGGAGCGGCTGAAGCCGCTGTTCCGCACCGGCGAGTGCTCGGTGCTGCTGTTCCTCCCGGCCGCGCACGTCTTCGGCCGCCTGGTGGAGGTCGCGGCGGTCCTGGCGCCGATCCGGCTGGGCTGCGTACCGGACATCAAGAACCTCACCGACGAGCTCCAGTCCTTCCGGCCCACCCTGATCCTGGGCGTGCCGCGGGTCTTCGAGAAGGTCTACAACTCGGCGCGCGCCAAGGCCCAGGCCGACGGCAAGGGCAAGATCTTCGACGCTGCCGCCGAGACGGCCATCGCCTACAGCCGGGCGCTGGACCTGCCCTCGGGCCCGTCCTTCGGCCTGAAGCTCAAGCACAAGATCTTCTCCAAGCTGGTCTACAGCAAGCTGCACGCCGTCCTCGGCGGCCGCGGCGAGTACGCGATCTCCGGCGGCGCCCCGCTGGGCGAGCGCCTGGGGCACTTCTTCCGCGGCATCGGCTTCACGGTGCTGGAGGGCTACGGCCTGACGGAGACCTGCGCGGCCACGGCCTTCCTCCCGTGGGACAAGCAGAAGATCGGCACGGTCGGCCAGCCGCTGCCGGGCTCGGTGCTGCGCATCGCCGACGACGGCGAGGTGCTGGTGCACGGCGAGCACGTCTTCAAGGAGTACTGGAAGAACGAGGCGGCCACCGCCGAGGCGATGTCCGACGGCTGGTTCCACACCGGTGACGTCGGCACCCTCGACGAGGACGGCTACCTGAGGATCACCGGCCGCAAGAAGGAGCTCATCGTCACGGCGGGCGGCAAGAACGTCGCCCCCGCCGTGATCGAGGACCGGATCCGGGCCCACGCGCTGGTCGCCGAGTGCATGGTGGTCGGCGACGGCAAGCCGTTCGTGGCGGCGCTGGTCACCATCGACGAGGAGTTCCTCGGCCGGTGGGCCGCGGAGAACGGCAAGCCGGCCGGTTCGACGGCGGCGGACCTGCGCGAGGACGCGGACCTGATGGCCGCCGTCCAGAAGGCCGTGGACGACGGCAACGCGGCGGTCTCCAAGGCGGAGTCGGTGCGGAAGTTCCGCATCCTGCCCTCGCAGTTCACGGAGGAGTCGGGCCACATCACGCCGTCGCTGAAGCTCAAGCGCAATGTGGTGGCGAAGGACTTCGCGGACGAGATCGAGGCCCTGTACCGCTCCTGA
- a CDS encoding NYN domain-containing protein → MVEPASGAGPADAARDAAEVLDRPLPEGVRRRVVSLVSDAFGGLTVADLPAQLRQYARFTPTRRAKFAGNAMAAAVESDGVFRSRVAEKVREAQPELSGALELGAPPAAADPLDVAAAAYVLRPAGWVKLVAAAGEEAQRADAERVGDENRRELERLREELAQLREAQRSGSEQVRGDLELARKEAESLQRKLRSALSDVKRGEAALRKLGGEIDGIRAEAAAQVAAAESESRRLKSRLAEAESALETARRATREGRSVEDMRLRLLLDTVLDAAAGLRRELALPPVSTRPADTVDAVEPGRMTPKDIAARALSETDPALLDQLLALPQAHLVVDGYNVTKTGYPTMPLEKQRLRLLGGLSMLAAQTGAEMTCVFDGAELAAPVLLAPPRGVRVLFSKAGVTADELIRQLVRAEPPGRPVVVVSTDREVADGVAKAGARPVASALLLKRLARVS, encoded by the coding sequence ATTGTGGAGCCAGCAAGCGGCGCCGGGCCGGCCGACGCGGCCCGCGACGCCGCGGAGGTCCTCGACCGCCCGCTGCCGGAAGGCGTGCGGCGCCGGGTCGTCTCGCTCGTCTCGGACGCCTTCGGCGGCCTGACGGTCGCCGACCTCCCCGCGCAGCTGCGCCAGTACGCCCGGTTCACCCCGACCCGGCGCGCCAAGTTCGCCGGCAACGCCATGGCCGCCGCCGTGGAGAGCGACGGGGTCTTCCGCAGCCGGGTGGCGGAGAAGGTGCGCGAGGCGCAGCCGGAACTGTCCGGGGCACTGGAGTTGGGTGCCCCGCCGGCCGCCGCGGACCCGCTGGACGTGGCGGCCGCCGCCTACGTGCTGAGGCCGGCCGGCTGGGTCAAGCTGGTGGCCGCCGCGGGCGAGGAGGCGCAGCGCGCCGACGCCGAGCGGGTGGGCGACGAAAACCGGCGCGAGCTGGAGCGGCTGCGCGAGGAGCTGGCGCAGCTGCGGGAGGCGCAGCGCAGCGGCAGTGAGCAGGTGCGGGGCGATCTGGAGCTCGCGCGCAAGGAAGCCGAATCGCTTCAGCGCAAGCTGCGCAGCGCCCTGAGCGACGTCAAGCGGGGCGAGGCGGCGCTGCGCAAGCTCGGCGGCGAGATCGACGGGATCCGCGCCGAGGCGGCCGCGCAGGTGGCCGCCGCCGAGAGCGAGTCCCGCCGGCTGAAGTCCCGTCTGGCGGAGGCGGAGTCGGCGCTGGAGACCGCGCGCAGGGCCACGCGTGAGGGGCGCAGCGTCGAGGACATGCGGCTGCGGCTGCTGCTGGACACGGTGCTGGACGCGGCGGCGGGGCTGCGCCGGGAGCTGGCGCTGCCGCCGGTGTCGACGCGGCCCGCGGACACCGTGGACGCGGTGGAGCCGGGCCGGATGACCCCGAAGGACATCGCGGCGCGGGCCTTGTCGGAGACCGATCCGGCGCTGCTGGACCAGCTGTTGGCGTTGCCGCAGGCGCATCTGGTGGTCGACGGCTACAACGTGACGAAGACCGGCTATCCGACGATGCCCCTGGAAAAGCAGCGGCTGCGGCTGCTGGGCGGCCTGTCGATGCTGGCCGCGCAGACCGGCGCCGAGATGACGTGCGTCTTCGACGGCGCGGAGCTGGCGGCGCCCGTGCTGCTCGCGCCGCCGCGCGGGGTGCGGGTGCTGTTCTCCAAGGCCGGTGTGACGGCGGACGAGTTGATCCGCCAGCTGGTGCGGGCCGAGCCGCCGGGCCGTCCGGTGGTCGTGGTCTCCACCGACCGCGAGGTGGCCGACGGGGTGGCGAAGGCGGGTGCCCGGCCCGTGGCGTCGGCATTGCTGCTCAAGCGGCTCGCGCGCGTTTCGTAG